One window of Flavobacterium dauae genomic DNA carries:
- a CDS encoding exo-beta-N-acetylmuramidase NamZ family protein, with translation MKAIILFKNTFLFFFVTVFTGLSFVCNAQSKSKVESQKSKDYQTQIQTGAEQTDKYLPLLKDKRVGILTNQTGIINTFSKSYYELQNDPLVSCIKQAPQKISIVDFLIENKINIQKIYAPEHGFRGTADAGELIKDGKDTKTGLPIISLYGNNKKPTKEQLAGIDVMLFDLQDVGARFYTYISSLHYLMEACAENNIPLIVLDRPNPKGATVDGPVLEMKNKSFVGMHPIPVLHGMTIGEYAQMINGEKWLKNGVQAKLTIIPVKNYNKSKHYSLPVKPSPNLPNDTAINLYTSLCFFEGTNVSVGRGTEKQFQIYGSPFFKNMDFTFTPKPNDGAKDPVHNGVKCFGEDLSNHNTIDGLSLEWLLKAYKHTSDKSTFFNNFFIKLAGTDQLQKQIEKGLTEKEIRETWKAGIENFKKTRKKYLLYSDF, from the coding sequence ATGAAAGCTATAATTCTTTTCAAAAATACATTTTTATTTTTCTTTGTAACAGTATTTACAGGCTTAAGTTTTGTTTGTAATGCTCAAAGTAAGTCAAAAGTCGAAAGTCAAAAGTCAAAAGATTATCAAACGCAAATACAAACTGGTGCAGAACAAACCGACAAATATCTTCCATTATTAAAAGATAAAAGAGTAGGTATTTTGACAAATCAGACGGGAATTATAAATACATTTTCTAAAAGTTACTACGAATTACAAAATGACCCTTTGGTTAGCTGTATAAAACAGGCTCCTCAAAAAATCAGTATTGTCGATTTTTTAATCGAAAACAAAATCAATATTCAAAAAATCTATGCACCCGAGCACGGTTTTCGTGGAACTGCCGATGCCGGCGAACTGATTAAAGACGGAAAAGACACCAAAACCGGTTTGCCGATTATTTCTTTGTATGGAAACAATAAAAAGCCGACAAAAGAACAGCTTGCCGGAATTGATGTGATGCTTTTTGATTTGCAGGATGTAGGTGCACGCTTTTACACCTATATTTCGTCGTTACACTATTTAATGGAAGCTTGTGCCGAAAATAATATTCCTTTGATTGTTTTAGATCGACCTAATCCGAAAGGTGCAACCGTTGACGGTCCTGTTCTTGAAATGAAAAACAAAAGTTTTGTAGGCATGCACCCAATTCCTGTGTTGCACGGAATGACCATTGGCGAATATGCCCAAATGATTAACGGCGAAAAGTGGCTCAAGAATGGTGTTCAGGCAAAATTAACAATCATTCCTGTTAAAAATTATAACAAAAGTAAGCACTATTCATTGCCTGTAAAACCATCGCCAAATTTACCGAATGATACTGCTATTAATTTATATACGAGTTTATGTTTTTTTGAAGGAACCAATGTAAGTGTGGGTCGCGGAACCGAAAAACAGTTTCAAATTTACGGATCGCCCTTTTTTAAGAATATGGATTTTACCTTTACACCAAAACCCAACGATGGTGCAAAAGATCCGGTTCACAATGGTGTAAAATGTTTTGGTGAAGATTTATCAAATCATAACACCATCGACGGTTTATCGTTAGAATGGCTTTTAAAAGCGTATAAACACACGAGTGATAAATCAACATTCTTTAATAACTTTTTTATCAAACTTGCCGGAACCGATCAACTGCAAAAACAAATCGAAAAAGGCTTAACCGAAAAAGAAATCAGAGAAACTTGGAAAGCCGGTATTGAAAATTTTAAAAAAACACGTAAAAAGTATCTTTTATATAGTGATTTTTAA
- a CDS encoding YkgJ family cysteine cluster protein has translation MEQYLKQLPKLAKDKHTENKKYFDKLKKKTPKDLDYKMQLIHNDVFKKTDCLQCANCCKTTGPLFTLADIERIAKYLRMKPQQFTDKYLRIDEDRDYVLQNVPCTFLDAENYCMIYDVRPKACREFPHTDRKKFQQISNLTLKNVEICPAAFAVVEEMKKKMPL, from the coding sequence ATGGAACAGTATTTAAAACAATTGCCAAAGTTAGCAAAAGATAAGCATACAGAAAACAAGAAGTATTTTGATAAGCTAAAGAAAAAAACACCCAAAGATTTAGATTATAAAATGCAGCTTATTCATAACGATGTTTTTAAAAAGACCGATTGTTTACAATGTGCAAACTGTTGTAAAACCACCGGACCGTTGTTTACTTTGGCTGATATTGAACGTATTGCCAAATATTTACGAATGAAACCGCAGCAGTTTACCGATAAATATTTGCGAATCGACGAAGACCGCGATTATGTGTTACAAAATGTGCCGTGTACGTTTTTAGACGCTGAAAATTATTGTATGATTTACGATGTGCGACCGAAAGCTTGCAGAGAATTTCCGCATACCGACCGGAAAAAGTTTCAGCAGATAAGTAATCTTACGTTAAAAAATGTTGAAATTTGTCCCGCTGCGTTTGCTGTTGTTGAGGAGATGAAAAAGAAAATGCCTTTGTAG